In Mycobacteriales bacterium, a genomic segment contains:
- a CDS encoding aspartate aminotransferase family protein, with protein MPARAGSTLDEADVRKYDRAHVFHSWSAQAAIDPLPIAGASGCYFWDYAGTRYLDFSSQLVNVNIGYQHPKLVAAIQAQAADLCTIAPSFANDARSEAARLIAEIAPGDLNQVFFTNGGAEANENAIRMARLHTGRHKVMAAYRSYHGATAGAIALTGDPRRWPSEPGMPGIVRYWGPYTYRSAFHSADDAEECERALAHLRDLITVEGPQTIAAILLETVVGTNGVLVPPDGYLAGVREICDQFGIMMIADEVMAGFGRCGEWLAVDHWGITPDLITFAKGINSGYVPLGGVILSDRVAESFQNVVYPGGLTYSGHPLACASAVASIGIFREEGIVENARRIGTDVLGPGLRALAERHPSVGEVRGLGVFWALDLVRDRATREPLVPFNAAGPAAAPMAEFTKACKDRGLWPFIHFNRTHAVPPCTITDAEVAEGLGALDEALEVADRYYTGA; from the coding sequence ATGCCGGCGCGGGCCGGCAGCACCCTGGACGAGGCCGACGTCCGCAAGTACGACCGCGCGCACGTCTTCCATTCCTGGTCGGCGCAGGCGGCGATCGACCCGCTGCCCATCGCGGGCGCGTCCGGCTGCTACTTCTGGGACTACGCCGGCACCCGTTACCTCGACTTCTCCTCGCAGCTGGTCAACGTCAACATCGGTTACCAGCACCCGAAGCTGGTGGCGGCGATCCAGGCCCAGGCGGCCGACCTCTGCACGATCGCGCCGTCGTTCGCGAATGACGCGCGCAGCGAGGCCGCCCGGTTGATCGCCGAGATCGCGCCGGGCGACCTGAACCAGGTCTTCTTCACCAACGGCGGTGCGGAGGCGAACGAGAACGCCATCCGCATGGCTCGGCTGCATACCGGACGGCACAAGGTGATGGCGGCCTACCGCAGCTATCACGGCGCGACTGCGGGCGCGATCGCGCTCACCGGCGATCCGCGGCGCTGGCCGTCGGAGCCCGGCATGCCCGGGATCGTCCGCTACTGGGGGCCCTACACCTACCGGTCCGCGTTCCATTCCGCTGACGACGCCGAGGAGTGCGAGCGCGCCCTCGCGCACCTGCGCGACCTGATCACGGTCGAAGGCCCGCAGACGATCGCCGCGATCCTGCTCGAGACCGTGGTCGGAACCAACGGGGTCCTCGTGCCGCCGGACGGCTACCTCGCCGGCGTCCGGGAGATCTGTGACCAGTTCGGGATCATGATGATCGCGGACGAGGTCATGGCCGGGTTCGGCCGGTGTGGCGAGTGGCTGGCCGTCGACCACTGGGGCATCACCCCGGATCTGATCACCTTCGCGAAGGGCATCAACTCCGGTTACGTCCCGCTCGGCGGCGTGATCCTGTCCGACCGGGTGGCCGAGTCGTTCCAGAACGTCGTCTATCCCGGTGGGCTCACTTACTCCGGCCATCCGCTGGCATGCGCCTCTGCGGTCGCATCGATCGGGATCTTCCGCGAGGAGGGCATCGTCGAGAACGCCCGCCGGATCGGCACGGACGTGCTCGGACCGGGGCTGCGGGCGCTGGCGGAACGGCATCCGTCGGTGGGTGAGGTCCGCGGCCTCGGCGTGTTCTGGGCCCTCGACCTGGTTCGCGACCGCGCCACCCGCGAGCCGCTCGTGCCGTTCAACGCGGCCGGGCCGGCGGCGGCGCCGATGGCGGAGTTCACCAAGGCCTGCAAGGACCGTGGGCTGTGGCCGTTCATCCACTTCAACCGGACGCATGCGGTCCCGCCCTGCACGATCACCGATGCCGAGGTCGCCGAAGGTCTCGGCGCGCTCGACGAGGCGCTCGAGGTCGCCGACCGCTACTACACCGGCGCCTAG
- a CDS encoding EAL domain-containing protein, with translation MPGSRPASSALEAAAAGNSVLDLTEMLQLVADTIVESMGFEVAVVNIVDDDETMVVAAVSGPDEVRESLLNRRQGRDGWAKLVEASEPWGRLRFLDHANSVEDPADIFSWVPDIPVSEDPDAWHPEDALFAPLESSEGGLLGMLSVDVPRDGKRPGPATRRALEAFAVTASLAIQHATLAADSRRGIRRFQSVFDTSPVAIALLDADGRFSSVNAAFCGFLARAPHELVGHRPSEYMHPDDVIPGRLLTMTDPRSGHSIDSTAGFPMESRYLLPDGTVVWGRLHLASLDSVDEPSTVIAQVEDVTDRKRVEERLVQQAHFDALTGLPNRALSMLRLQEALSTDIASETATAIFFCDLDRLKLVNDGHGHAVGDLYIREVSRRIRASVRDTDIVGRLSGDEFVVIVRGMRTKAEVIALAGRVVEGVRAPLRLGGVSFTPSLSIGIAYGDPSTTADDLLAQADTAMYRAKLEERGAWYVYDPTMRSSAAAELQLRNDVGPALEQEQFVLHYQPIVRLSDRRVMGREALLRWQHPERGLLGPADFLEVILDSEYESPVTDWLIRRACLDAGRHQGSCRRVSVNISSLQVGRGDLPDVVTRCLAESGLDASDLVLELTEDRLLSRTDGSALLDRLRAVGVSLAIDDFGTGYAGLGYLQRFPAIDIVKVDQSFVSALGKEPVSEHIIRAMVELTKGCGLQLVSEGVETEDQAALLEQLGVPLAQGYLFGRPAPSAAAPADDVAAAVGL, from the coding sequence ATGCCTGGGTCTCGCCCTGCCTCGAGCGCGCTCGAAGCCGCGGCGGCCGGCAACTCGGTCCTCGACCTGACCGAGATGCTCCAGCTCGTCGCCGACACCATCGTCGAGTCGATGGGCTTCGAGGTCGCGGTCGTCAACATCGTCGATGACGACGAGACCATGGTGGTCGCCGCGGTGTCCGGCCCGGACGAGGTGCGCGAGTCGCTGCTGAACCGCCGCCAGGGGCGCGACGGCTGGGCGAAGCTGGTCGAGGCGAGCGAGCCTTGGGGCCGGCTGCGCTTCCTCGATCACGCAAACTCGGTGGAGGACCCGGCCGACATCTTCTCGTGGGTTCCGGACATTCCGGTGTCCGAGGACCCGGATGCGTGGCACCCGGAGGACGCGCTGTTCGCGCCGCTGGAGTCCTCCGAGGGCGGGTTACTCGGCATGCTCTCGGTCGACGTCCCCCGCGACGGGAAGCGACCGGGACCGGCGACCCGCCGCGCGCTCGAGGCATTCGCGGTCACCGCGTCGCTCGCGATCCAGCACGCCACCCTCGCCGCGGACAGCCGGCGCGGCATACGACGCTTCCAGTCGGTCTTCGACACCAGCCCGGTGGCAATCGCCTTGCTCGACGCAGACGGTCGCTTCTCCAGCGTCAACGCGGCGTTCTGCGGCTTTCTCGCTCGCGCGCCGCACGAGCTGGTCGGCCACCGGCCGAGCGAGTACATGCACCCCGACGACGTGATCCCGGGCCGGTTGCTGACGATGACCGACCCGCGGAGCGGACACTCGATCGACTCCACGGCCGGGTTCCCGATGGAGTCGCGGTACCTGCTGCCGGACGGCACGGTCGTGTGGGGACGCCTGCATCTGGCGTCACTGGACAGCGTCGACGAGCCGAGCACGGTCATCGCCCAGGTCGAGGACGTCACCGACCGCAAGCGGGTCGAGGAACGGCTCGTGCAGCAGGCGCACTTCGACGCACTGACCGGGCTGCCCAACCGCGCGCTCTCGATGCTCCGCCTGCAGGAGGCGCTCAGCACCGACATCGCGTCGGAGACCGCGACCGCGATCTTCTTCTGCGACCTCGACCGGCTGAAGCTGGTGAACGACGGGCACGGCCACGCGGTCGGCGACCTGTACATCCGTGAGGTGAGCCGGCGGATCCGTGCCAGTGTTCGCGACACCGACATCGTCGGGCGGCTCAGTGGTGACGAGTTCGTCGTGATCGTCCGCGGCATGCGGACCAAGGCGGAGGTGATCGCCCTCGCCGGCCGGGTGGTCGAAGGCGTCCGCGCTCCGCTGCGGCTCGGCGGCGTCAGCTTCACCCCCTCGCTGTCGATCGGCATCGCCTACGGCGACCCGTCGACGACAGCCGATGACCTGCTCGCCCAGGCGGACACCGCGATGTACCGCGCCAAGCTCGAGGAGCGCGGCGCGTGGTACGTGTACGACCCGACCATGCGTAGCTCGGCGGCGGCGGAGCTCCAGCTGCGCAACGACGTCGGACCGGCGCTCGAGCAGGAGCAGTTCGTCCTTCACTACCAGCCGATCGTGCGGTTGTCCGACCGCCGCGTCATGGGCCGCGAGGCACTGCTGCGCTGGCAGCATCCGGAGCGCGGCCTGCTCGGGCCGGCGGACTTCCTCGAAGTCATCCTCGACAGCGAGTACGAGTCACCGGTGACCGACTGGCTGATCCGGCGGGCCTGCCTTGACGCCGGGCGGCACCAGGGATCGTGCCGCCGGGTGTCGGTGAACATCAGCTCGCTGCAGGTCGGCCGGGGCGACCTCCCGGATGTCGTGACCCGCTGCCTGGCCGAGTCCGGGCTGGATGCCTCCGATCTCGTGCTCGAGCTGACCGAGGACCGGCTGCTGTCGCGCACCGACGGCTCGGCGCTGCTCGACCGGTTGCGGGCCGTCGGGGTCTCCCTGGCCATCGATGACTTCGGCACCGGCTACGCCGGCCTCGGCTACCTTCAGCGCTTCCCGGCCATCGACATCGTGAAGGTCGACCAGAGCTTCGTCTCCGCACTGGGCAAGGAGCCGGTCAGCGAGCACATCATCCGTGCGATGGTCGAGCTCACCAAGGGCTGCGGGTTGCAGCTGGTCAGCGAGGGCGTCGAGACCGAGGATCAGGCGGCGCTGCTCGAGCAGCTCGGCGTACCGCTCGCGCAGGGCTACCTGTTCGGGCGGCCGGCGCCGAGCGCCGCGGCGCCGGCCGACGACGTCGCCGCCGCCGTCGGGCTTTAA